From the genome of Gemmatimonas phototrophica, one region includes:
- a CDS encoding protein kinase domain-containing protein — MPIPDRLVAALADRYRIERELGAGGMATVYLAADLKHERKVAIKVLKPELAAVLGAERFVQEIKTTAALSHPHILPLFDSGEAGGFLYYVMPYIQGETIRERLNRETQLGVDEAVRITREIADALDYAHRAGVIHRDIKPENILLHDGRPMVMDFGIALAVSAAAGGRMTETGLSLGTPHYMSPEQATADKAITGRSDIYSLASVCYEMLTGEPPHMGNSAQQIIMKIIAEPVQPATALRKAVPPHVSAALGHALEKLPADRFDSAKAFAEALADVHFAEGARVVAATPLKRRGAVLALGATSTLLALLALAGWLRKPPAVERPVTKFIIDAQAMVEDVDVSPDGGFVLFGLQQLGVMRYRALDHDTLVPLPFQVIPPRITRDGRSLVGVTIMGDLITAGLPAGAPQVLARPGVGASAIPGNDGFVYLGLAGGGLGRIPESGGAIDTLIADSPSDARHEPLDVLPDGQTLLITRYRGFEDSLALFNIAKRAATPLFPAHRVQSARYMPPGYLLYNDGNQLVARPFNARTQTLGEGTIPIASGPQRRQLAFGVGGTTLAYATRGGGTGMLVLSDRQGNRRVLPNLPAGDYNSPKVSPDGQQIAVMHFAPTGERDLSVYRLPAGPLTKVTHTGDVLLEGWIGGGERVAYTRTGKVGDVFWRRADGSGEEQLLLHRDRIGSPTFFSDGRQVLYRDRNQLKLATVGADAETDRSVPGIRGVELTVSPNGRWLAFTQRDAGTQLYVQTLADSGWRQQVSLRSALDPRWSQDGRSLYFLDGANLMEATLSFDDEVRVSSLRTLPFYDQTGATWDVFPDGNQFVMTRQTDESGTRSGEVTVIANFDVLLARLARMPR, encoded by the coding sequence ATGCCCATCCCCGACCGTCTCGTTGCCGCCCTCGCCGACCGCTATCGCATTGAGCGGGAGCTCGGGGCCGGCGGCATGGCCACCGTTTATCTCGCTGCGGACCTCAAGCACGAGCGGAAGGTGGCCATCAAGGTCCTCAAGCCCGAACTCGCGGCGGTGCTGGGCGCCGAGCGCTTCGTGCAGGAGATCAAGACGACGGCGGCGCTGAGTCATCCGCACATCCTGCCGCTGTTCGATTCCGGCGAGGCGGGCGGCTTCCTGTATTACGTGATGCCCTACATCCAGGGCGAGACGATCCGCGAGCGGCTGAACCGGGAGACGCAGCTCGGCGTGGACGAGGCGGTGCGCATCACGCGCGAGATCGCCGATGCTCTGGACTACGCGCACCGGGCCGGGGTGATCCACCGGGACATCAAGCCCGAAAACATTCTGCTGCACGATGGCCGCCCGATGGTGATGGATTTCGGCATCGCGCTGGCGGTGAGCGCGGCGGCGGGCGGGCGCATGACGGAGACGGGGCTGAGTCTGGGCACGCCGCACTACATGAGCCCCGAGCAGGCCACAGCCGACAAAGCCATCACGGGGCGCAGCGACATCTACTCGCTGGCCAGCGTGTGTTACGAGATGCTGACGGGTGAGCCCCCGCACATGGGGAATTCGGCGCAGCAGATCATCATGAAGATCATCGCCGAACCGGTGCAGCCGGCGACGGCGCTGCGCAAGGCGGTGCCGCCGCATGTCTCGGCGGCGCTGGGCCACGCGCTGGAAAAGCTCCCGGCCGATCGCTTCGACAGCGCGAAGGCCTTTGCCGAAGCGCTCGCCGATGTTCACTTCGCCGAAGGCGCCAGGGTCGTCGCCGCCACGCCGTTGAAGCGTCGCGGCGCCGTCCTCGCACTCGGCGCAACGTCGACCCTCCTCGCCTTGCTGGCACTCGCCGGGTGGCTGCGAAAGCCGCCAGCCGTGGAGCGCCCGGTGACGAAGTTCATCATCGATGCGCAGGCGATGGTAGAGGATGTCGACGTCTCGCCGGACGGAGGGTTCGTACTGTTCGGACTGCAGCAACTGGGGGTGATGCGGTATCGTGCCCTCGATCACGACACACTCGTGCCGCTGCCGTTTCAGGTCATACCGCCGAGGATCACGCGCGATGGCCGGTCGCTGGTGGGCGTCACGATCATGGGCGATCTGATCACGGCGGGCTTGCCTGCCGGCGCACCGCAGGTGCTCGCGAGGCCTGGGGTTGGCGCTTCGGCGATCCCGGGGAATGACGGCTTTGTGTACCTTGGGCTGGCTGGCGGTGGACTGGGCCGGATTCCGGAGAGCGGCGGCGCCATCGATACCCTGATCGCCGACAGCCCATCCGACGCGCGGCACGAGCCGCTCGATGTGCTGCCGGATGGGCAGACCCTGCTCATTACGCGCTACCGGGGCTTCGAAGATTCCCTCGCGCTGTTCAACATCGCGAAGCGCGCGGCGACGCCGCTCTTTCCCGCCCATCGTGTGCAGTCCGCCCGCTATATGCCGCCGGGCTACCTTCTGTACAATGACGGGAACCAGCTGGTTGCGCGGCCTTTCAACGCGCGCACGCAGACACTCGGCGAGGGAACGATTCCCATCGCGAGCGGACCACAACGGCGCCAGCTGGCGTTCGGTGTTGGCGGAACGACGCTGGCCTATGCCACGAGAGGGGGGGGGACGGGCATGCTCGTCCTCTCTGATCGGCAGGGCAACCGGCGGGTGCTCCCCAATCTTCCGGCCGGCGACTACAACTCGCCGAAAGTCTCCCCGGATGGACAACAGATCGCGGTGATGCACTTCGCACCGACAGGGGAGCGCGACCTGTCGGTGTATCGCTTGCCCGCGGGCCCGCTCACCAAGGTCACGCACACGGGCGATGTCCTGCTGGAGGGCTGGATCGGCGGCGGTGAGCGCGTCGCATACACCCGCACGGGAAAGGTCGGCGACGTATTCTGGCGCCGCGCCGATGGCTCGGGAGAGGAGCAACTCCTGCTGCACCGCGACCGGATCGGGTCCCCGACGTTCTTCTCCGATGGGCGGCAGGTACTGTACCGCGATCGGAACCAGCTGAAACTCGCCACGGTCGGTGCAGACGCCGAGACGGATCGGAGCGTACCCGGCATCCGGGGAGTGGAGCTGACCGTATCGCCGAACGGCCGCTGGCTTGCCTTCACCCAGCGCGATGCCGGCACCCAGCTGTACGTGCAGACACTCGCCGACTCCGGATGGCGGCAACAGGTGTCCCTGCGCAGCGCGCTCGATCCCCGCTGGTCACAGGACGGACGCTCGCTGTATTTCCTCGACGGCGCGAATCTGATGGAAGCGACGCTGTCGTTCGATGACGAGGTGCGGGTGAGCTCGCTGCGGACACTGCCGTTCTACGACCAGACGGGTGCCACCTGGGATGTGTTTCCCGATGGCAATCAGTTCGTGATGACGCGACAGACGGACGAGTCGGGGACGCGATCGGGTGAGGTCACCGTGATCGCCAACTTCGACGTGCTGCTCGCGCGCCTCGCGCGAATGCCCCGATGA
- a CDS encoding protein kinase domain-containing protein: protein MSQIPERLMAALVDRYRIERELGAGGMATVYLAHDLRHEREVAIKVLHPDLGAALGAERFLAEIKVTAKLQHPHILGLIDSGVADGLLYYVMPFVAGETLRARMQREGQLPVADAVRLASEVAGALDFAHRQGIVHRDIKPENVLLQDGRALVADFGIALAVQSAGGQRMTQTGLSLGTPQYMSPEQATGERIVDARADVYALAVVTYEMLVGEPPFTGPSVQAVVARLLSEQPRALATQRKAVPPHVEAAVMQGLEKLAADRFATAAEFAEALQGKGDTSSGGRYITASAAAPSTRRRWMERAAWITMVGAVGVFAWTRAQPPTPSEAPVLRLPIDAPAGERFMTGGFPIVISPQGDRVAYVTQGTAGYATIVQRLDSLDARVRLAPRALRWYAFSPDGRELVYNEGYDIYRTAATGGTPSLLGGTGGWDIMGLAWMADGTVLIGSYNGLSTIPARGGAVTPLTDSTASQPAFHPVVLPDGKTVIVGTANAAPKGNLVAITLATGAVTELPLPGRVAIGMVDDHLVYLGLGGDITAARFDAASLKVLGDPVTLVGSVGAAGLSPQGTLAYIAGNASSQLVLASGTSRITIRPDSAIHTDPRFSPDGRRLAVVVGGKDGTDIWVLDRAAGTFSRLTTIGVASAPEWSADGRRVIYKALIGGDGRIFSVAVDGSGSTDTLFNSSRDLKGNGEVNEALLSPDGRWLVIRTAPSAGYPRDIYAMDLSGDRTLRPIAVGPSSEIMPRLSRDGKWLAYQSDVSGRAEIYLRPFPGDGPRVQVSDAGGSEPLFDASGRTLYYRGPGGIVAASLTAGPDVRVSARRLALSLQGVADPTHPSYDVTPDGTQFLILQPTSGEARGVLVSNWARELRRRLMEAR, encoded by the coding sequence ATGAGTCAAATTCCCGAACGATTGATGGCCGCCCTTGTCGACCGCTACCGCATTGAGCGGGAGTTAGGCGCGGGCGGCATGGCTACGGTCTATCTCGCGCACGACCTTCGCCACGAACGCGAAGTCGCCATCAAGGTCCTCCACCCGGACCTCGGCGCCGCGCTCGGCGCCGAGCGCTTCCTGGCCGAGATCAAGGTCACCGCCAAGCTGCAGCACCCGCACATCCTGGGGCTGATCGATTCGGGCGTGGCCGACGGGCTGCTGTACTACGTCATGCCCTTCGTGGCTGGGGAGACGCTGCGCGCCCGGATGCAACGGGAAGGGCAACTGCCGGTGGCAGACGCCGTGCGGCTGGCGAGCGAAGTGGCCGGCGCGCTCGACTTCGCCCACCGCCAGGGCATCGTCCACCGTGACATCAAGCCCGAGAACGTCCTCCTTCAGGACGGACGCGCACTCGTTGCCGACTTCGGCATCGCCCTCGCTGTCCAGAGTGCGGGCGGACAGCGCATGACGCAGACCGGCCTTTCGCTCGGTACCCCGCAGTACATGAGCCCCGAGCAGGCCACTGGCGAACGGATTGTCGATGCGCGCGCCGATGTCTACGCGCTCGCCGTCGTGACCTACGAGATGCTCGTGGGCGAACCGCCCTTTACCGGTCCGAGCGTGCAGGCCGTGGTGGCACGATTGCTCTCCGAGCAACCGCGCGCCCTCGCGACGCAGCGTAAGGCCGTGCCTCCCCACGTCGAAGCGGCCGTGATGCAGGGGCTCGAGAAGCTCGCCGCCGACCGCTTTGCGACGGCCGCCGAGTTCGCCGAGGCGCTGCAGGGCAAGGGCGACACGAGCAGCGGTGGGCGATACATCACCGCGAGCGCAGCGGCGCCAAGCACGCGCCGTAGGTGGATGGAGCGCGCGGCGTGGATCACCATGGTCGGCGCCGTCGGGGTGTTCGCGTGGACCAGAGCGCAGCCCCCCACGCCGAGCGAGGCACCGGTGCTCCGCCTGCCCATCGACGCGCCGGCCGGCGAACGTTTCATGACCGGCGGCTTCCCCATCGTCATCTCGCCGCAGGGCGACCGTGTGGCGTACGTGACGCAGGGGACGGCGGGATACGCCACGATCGTCCAGCGCCTGGACTCGCTCGATGCCCGCGTGCGCCTCGCGCCGCGCGCGCTGCGGTGGTACGCCTTCTCACCCGACGGCCGCGAGCTCGTCTACAACGAGGGCTACGACATCTACCGCACCGCCGCCACGGGCGGAACGCCCTCACTGCTCGGCGGCACCGGCGGGTGGGACATCATGGGCCTCGCGTGGATGGCCGACGGCACCGTGCTCATCGGAAGCTATAACGGCCTCAGTACCATCCCCGCGCGCGGCGGGGCGGTCACTCCGCTCACGGACTCGACAGCATCGCAACCCGCATTCCATCCCGTTGTGCTGCCGGACGGGAAGACGGTGATCGTGGGGACGGCGAACGCGGCGCCCAAGGGGAACCTCGTGGCGATCACCCTCGCCACCGGAGCGGTCACCGAACTACCGCTCCCGGGTCGGGTCGCGATCGGGATGGTGGACGATCACCTCGTCTACCTCGGTCTCGGTGGGGACATCACCGCCGCGCGCTTCGACGCGGCCTCGCTCAAGGTCCTCGGCGACCCGGTGACGCTCGTCGGATCGGTGGGTGCCGCCGGCCTCAGCCCTCAGGGGACGCTGGCCTACATCGCCGGCAACGCGTCGTCACAACTGGTCCTCGCGAGCGGCACGTCGCGAATCACGATCCGGCCCGACAGTGCGATCCACACCGATCCGCGCTTCTCGCCCGACGGCCGTCGCCTGGCGGTCGTGGTGGGCGGCAAGGATGGCACCGACATCTGGGTGCTCGATCGCGCTGCCGGCACATTCTCGCGGCTCACCACGATCGGCGTCGCGTCCGCACCGGAGTGGTCGGCCGATGGCCGACGCGTCATCTACAAGGCATTGATCGGCGGCGACGGGCGGATTTTCTCGGTCGCCGTTGACGGCAGCGGGAGCACCGACACGCTCTTCAATTCGTCACGCGACCTGAAGGGCAACGGCGAGGTGAACGAGGCGCTGCTCTCCCCTGACGGCCGCTGGCTCGTGATCCGCACCGCCCCCAGCGCCGGCTATCCGCGCGACATCTACGCCATGGACCTCTCCGGCGACCGCACCTTACGCCCGATCGCCGTCGGGCCGAGTTCGGAGATCATGCCGCGCCTCTCGCGCGACGGGAAGTGGCTCGCCTACCAGTCCGACGTGAGCGGCCGCGCCGAGATCTACCTGCGCCCTTTTCCCGGCGACGGCCCGCGCGTGCAGGTGAGTGACGCCGGCGGAAGCGAGCCCCTTTTCGACGCCAGCGGTCGCACCCTCTACTATCGCGGCCCTGGCGGCATCGTCGCCGCGTCGCTCACCGCGGGCCCCGACGTGCGCGTCAGCGCGCGACGCCTCGCGCTGTCCTTGCAGGGCGTCGCCGATCCTACGCATCCGTCGTATGACGTAACGCCCGACGGCACGCAGTTCCTCATCCTCCAGCCAACGAGCGGGGAAGCGAGAGGAGTGCTGGTGAGCAACTGGGCGCGGGAGTTGCGACGGAGACTGATGGAGGCGCGCTGA